From Symphalangus syndactylus isolate Jambi chromosome 21, NHGRI_mSymSyn1-v2.1_pri, whole genome shotgun sequence:
GAGTCCAGTGTCTGCCCACATGTGTCCCCATCCCTGAATATAAACTGACTGCCTCGCCTGGGCTCAGCCAAAGGGACAACAGCCATCCCTCTGATGACAAGTGGCACCGCAGCCCAGGCAGCCAGGGCAGTCGCTGCACTGAGTCACTTGCTCTGAGCCCAGAAGCTGCTGCTGGTTCTCGCGCTGCTTCCTTGGGGCGTTGGTTTGAGTGTGACTCTTGCCCACCCTACTGACTTTGAACCGGCCCCTGGTCAGGGCTGACCCTACTGGAGGCCCGGTCCAGCTGTGCTGCCTGGCTTCAGATGTGGCCTCCCTGTCCCAGGGCACCCCCCTGGGGCACTCCACGGTGGGGCAGCGAGGGCACAGGCATGGACGCTGCAAGCTCATCCTCCACTCGGCCCTCCCTCATGTTCCAACCGTGCTCCCTCCCCAGGCTGCCCGCACACACTCCACCCTGGAGGATGAGCTCACACAGTCCCTTTTTTATTGTGGTGCaatgcacataacataaaattgaccatcatAACCATCTTTGAGTGTATAGTTCAGGGGTattagtacattcacattgtcatacaaccatcactaccatccatctccagaacttttcattttcccaaactCAAACTCTGTCCCCACGAAACACTGactccccattcctcctcccccagcccctggcaacccccattccactttctgtctccatgagtttgACCGCTCCAGGGACCTCATCTAAGGACAATCACAcagtatttattcttttgtgactggcttgtgTCACTTAGAGTaacgtcctcaaggttcatccatgttgaatttccttcctttttaaggctgactgTAAGGATGGGTGCACCACattctgtttatttctccatcgatggtcacttgggttgcttccacattgtagctgttgtgagtaatgctgctattcATGTGGATGTACAAAGATCTTTCTGAGAcccaacttttatttctttcctatatatacccagaagtggggttACTGGACCATACGTTAATTCTGTGCTTAATTTTtggaggaaccaccatactgttttcataGCAGCTGCACCGTTTTTCATTTCCACCAATAGTACatagggttccaatttcttcacatccttgccaacaattGTTAGTGTCtgttttttgatagtagccatcctaataggtgtgaggtGCCAGCACAGACTTTTGCACGTGGTAGAATGAGTGGATAGAGACAACGTCTGATCACTGAAGCAAGACGACTCTTGGCAGCGGCTGCAGTTGGCTGGAGTGTCACTGTGGATTGGAAAATAATgtagtatttctttctctttttaaaattttactttaagttccaggatacatgtgcagaaggtgcaggtttgttacataggtaaacgtgtgccatggtggtttgctgcacctatcaatctgtcacctaggtattaagccctgcatgcattagctatttgtcctgacgctctccctccccatcccccaatATGCAGATTCTTTTAAAGTACTCTATAATAATTTCCCCACATTATTTTCCCATTTGTCCTAACTAGCAGGATTTTAATGTAACAAAGCTATCCGACAAGCCACGGGTTTATGTCTACAAATGAACTCTGAGCAACACAGACGCATAGCACTGAGGCTAAATTGGTGGctgtgatttttgtgttttttagaacACACCCTATTGTATTGGAATCCTGGAAATGAAAATGCTATTTCCCCTGTGAACAAAGCTTTCCATAGGGGAAACATCACTTGGGGAAAAATGTGGTGCTTCTGTCCAGGATAATGGATGTTGCAGCTGTGCCTGTGACTCCGTGGGTCTGCACTTTGCACATGAAATCTTACatcaggctgggcgcaatggcccacacccataatcccagcactttgagagtctgaggagggaggatcacttgaggccaggagttcaagactaacctagccaggcctggtggtgtgtacctgtagtcccagctacttgagaggctgaggtgagaggatcctttgagcccacgagttcaaggctgcagtgagctatgatcgcactactgcaccccagcctgggtgacagagtgagacctgtctctaaaaaagaagaaataaatcttaAATCAGTCTTTCCCTATGTCTTCTCCCCAGGATTCCTGCCCAGCTTGGAAACAGCACACAAGGGCACAGGGGAAGTGGTGGGTACACAGGGAAGGTCAGGAGCTTGGAGTCTGAGCTCTGGTCACCGTCCTTCCTGGCCATGTGGTCTTGGGGGAGCCAACTTCTGTTTCTTTGAGGACCACCTGTCCCCCCTGCTGCAGATGGAAGAGTGAGACTCACCTCACGTGTTTGTTGTGCAGAGTAAACGGCATAACTCACAGGCAGTCCCCCCAAAGGGGAGTTGAATGCAGCTGCTTGTCATTGAAGCGGCGCAGTGAGGCAGGACTCAGGGAACCAGGAACAGGGTCCTGGCTTGATTTCCCGGTCTTGCTGATACTTTTGTTTCCAGGTGCATGTTATGGTTTCCACTGTTAACTCACCCTCCTATGCCTGTGATCTCATTGGATCGTCCCAAGAAATTATCATAATGAGGACACACTTAGAAATGAGGCACGATggttcaggcctataatcccagcattgcttgaggccaagagttccagactggcctaggcaacacagtgagaccctttgtctaccaaaaattttaaaaattagccgggcgtggtggcatgcatgtCCTAtctattttggaggctgaggtggaatacATAAGGTGTCCACATTGGGCTGGCTTGCTCACCTTTCCTGCTGTGCCATCTTCCGGAAAGCAGCCCGCCTGGAGAGCAGGGACTAGCAGCCATTCTTCCCCACTCTCTTGGCCTTTCAGCTGCCTGTCCGTCAGGAGTCAGGTGCACTTCCCTGCCAGGCGTTCACCCTGACCTGGGGCGCTCAGTTCACCCTCTCAACCTCGTTATCCAGAAAGGAATCCAGCCCTGGATTTTTATGAAAGTCCCTTTTTCAGGTTGTTGTTGGTTACAGACGTGACCTTGTTTCTCATCTAGAAAGTCTaaggaagcagaaagagaaaCATGAGTCTGGAGAGGCCCcccaaggagaagtcagtgaggGGCCACGGTGGAGAATTTCCTTCCAGTCCTCCCAGTCATGGTTTGCTCGCAGTTGAAACAACTCTGTAGCTGCTTATAAATGATAAGGGGGGAGTGTGTGTTGTGTtttgatgtgtgtggtgtggatGTGCTGTGTGTAGTGTGTTTTTGATATGAGTGGTGAGTGTGGTGTGTATGAttcgtgtatatgtgtgtggtatATATGAGTGTGCTGTGTGTATATTGTGTGTggtatggtgtgtatgtgtgtagtgtgtggagGGTGTGGTGGGTGAATGTGTGTgatgtgcatgtgcatatgtgtagagtgtatgtgtgtggtgtggtgtatgTGATATGTTTGTGTGTGGTACAGGTGTGGTGTGTGTAGGTGTATTTGTGGtatggtgtgtatatgtgtggtgaGTGTGGTGTGTGAAGTGTATGTGAATGCATGTTTTATGGTTGTGGTATGTGTGGTAGGTGTGTGGTGTGAGCAGTAtgggtgttgtgtgtgtgtggcatatgTGTACATTGTGATGTGTGATGTGTTTGGtaggtgtgtgatgtgtgtagcGTGGGTGTGGCGTGTAGGTGTGTGCATTGTGtgatgtatgtgcatgtgtggtgtgtgcatgcaggtgtgtgtgtgtgggtgtgtgtggatgTGGAGTGGcgggggtgtgtggtgtgtggtatggtGTGTGAtataggtgtatgtgtgtggtgtttgctgtatgtgtttgtgtgtggtatgTTGTGGGtgtggtgtgtagtgtgtggtctgaatgtggtgtgtggtgtggtgtatgtgtatgtgtgtggtatgtggtgtgtgtgtggtgtagtgtgtgtggatgtggtatgggtggtgtgtgtggtgtgtggtatgtgtgtggtgtgtggttgtGAGTGTGGGTGTTGGTGtggtgtgtattgtatgtgtatgtatatggcGTGTGGTTTGGCATCTGTGTGTGCTGtgcagtgtatgtgtgtgatatttgtatatatgtatgtatgtggtaTGGGTGTGTGCTGtgggtgtgtgatgtgtggtgtgtttgggtgtatatgtgtgtgttgtgtgtgtggcaTATGTGCATAGTGTGTGGTTTGGGTGTGGGTATGGATGGTAtgtgtgttttatgtgtgtgtgtggtgaatgTATATGTGATGTTTGTATGcattgtatgtgtatgtggtgtgtgtgtgtgtggcacagGTGCATGGCgtgtagtgtatgtgtgtgtggtgtgtgtggtatgtctgtgtggtgtgtatgtgtgtgtggtatgtgtggtgtgtgtatatgtttgtatggtgtgtatgtgtgtgtgtgtggtgtgtgtgtgtggtgtgtgtttatgtggtgtgtgtgtatgtgtgtttgtgtggtgtgtatgtgtgatgtgtggtgtttgcatggtgtgtgtgtgtggtgtgtgtgtatgtgtttgtgtggtgtgtggcgtgtctgcatgtgtgtttgtgtggtgtatgtgtatgtgtgtttgtgtggtgtgtgcatgtgtttgtgtgtgtggggggtgtgtgtgtgtgtggtgtttgtgtggtctgtgtgtggtgtgtgtgtatctgtgtttgtgtggtgtgtgtgtggcatatgtgtgtggtgtgtgggtttTCCCAGAATCATGTGGGGGCTGATTCTCCACCCCAACCCAGCTGCTTGCAGAGGTCCTGGTGGCTTTGCCTGGAGCAGACAGAAGGGTGCCCTGGTGTCCCTGGGCAGCTTTGGTTGACTCAGATGGGGTCAGGGTGTCCTCGTGGGCGAGCAGGTTCCTAAGGGCTGCAGGGGCCACTCCAGGCCGTGGCGCAGGAAACCTATATGGGGCCAGCTGCTGCACAGGACCTGAAAAGTACACCGAAGGAGGGTCGCAGGGCTGGCCTTGGCCAGTGGGAAGGAGTGGAGGGGTAGCCACAGCACAGCAAGTGGGGAGTGGCAGGCAGAGGCACTGGTGATGCTCAGAGCTGGCCTgccaggaagatttttttttttccttgtgtcgcccagtggcacaatcacggctcactgcaacctcctcctcccaggttcaagagatcttttcacctcagcctcctgagtagctgggaccacaggagcgtgccaccgtgcccagctaatcttttgtattttttgtagagacagggttttgctatgttgcccaggctgaactggaGCTCGTGGACTTAaccagtccttccacctcagcctcccaaagtgctgggattacacgcgtgagccaccgcgcctggcctgtgggGAGGATTTTAGGTGATGCTCATGCAGTCCTGTGCGAGCTGCCCAGGTTGGAAAGGGGCTGCTGCTCTGCAGAGACGTCCATGGACGGCCCCTgtcccaggaagttgaggctgtagtgaactgggatcccgccactgcactccagcctggatgacagagcaagaccctgtctcaaaataataataataataatttcaacttttgctTTAGATTCAGGctgcacatgtgcaggtttgttacatgggtatattgtgtgatgctgagctttGGGATACGAATGACCTCAttacccaggtactgagcacagtatccaatagtttttcaactcttgctcccctctctccctcctccctctagtagtcctcagtgtctattattgccatctttatatccatgaatactcaatatttagctcccatttgtaagtgagaacatgtggtatttggttttgtgttcctgtgttaattcacttaggataatgtcctccagctgcatccacgttgctgcaaaggacatgattttgttcttttttatgactgtgtagtattccatggtgtatatgtaccatattttctttatccaatccaccattaatggacacctaggttgattccatgtctttactattgtgaatagtgctgcgatgaacatgtgagtgcacatgtctttttggtagaatgatttgtttttttatttttgagacagcatcttgctgtgTCAgagatgtgatcatagctcactgcagtcttgactctcTGGGCCCAATTGATCttcccaattcagcctcccaagtagctgggatcacaagcaggcaccaccatgcctggctaattttttaaatttttttttgcagagacagggtctccctcgttgtccaggctggtctcaaactgagctgaagcgatccttccatcttggcctcccaaagtgctgggattacaggcatgagccatcgtgcctggcctggtagaaatattttattttggatagatacccagtaatgggatttctgggtcgaatggtagttttaagttctttgagaaatctccaaactgctttccacagtggctgaattaatttacgttcccaccagcagtgtataagcattccctttctcctcagcctcgccagcatctattgtttcttgactttttaataatagccattttgactgatgtgagatggtgtctcattgtggttttgatttgcatttctctgatgattagtgatgttgagtatttttcatgtttgttggctgcatgtatgtctttttttttttttttttttgaggcggagtctcactctgtcgcccaggctggagtgcagtggtgccatctccgctcactgcaagctccgcctccctggttcaagccattctcctgcctcagcctcccaagtagctgggactacaggcgcccaccaacacgcccggctaatttttttgtatttttagtagagacggggtttcaccgtggtctcgatctcctgacctcgtgatccgcccgcctcagcctcccaaagtgctgggattacaagcgtgagccaccgcgcccggccttgcctAGTTTTTTAAACCTGCTGTTCTTgtgcaggcatggtggctcatgtctgtaatcccagcaccttgggagggcgaagcaggaggatcacttgagcccaggagttcaagggtgcagCAGGCCAATCATCACAGCTGTTAATGGCCACTGcgttctagcctgggcaacagagtagaaaccatctctaaaaacaaaccacaaacaCTACCTAGCACTGACGTCCTGTGACCCCTCCTTGCACTCTCCACCTTTGTGTAAAGTACTCTGTGTCCACAAAGTCTTCCTCTTATTCTCCCTCTAGTTCGCATTTGGTTGTAAAGCCTCCATGCCCCTTACCAAAGCATAAAGGGCCCCTTAAAGTCTGAGGCCTATGTTTGATCTTCCCCAAATTCCCTCATAAATAAAGCAACATTCTGGAAATAACAGCCAAAAGATATTATATTGAAAACTGGTGATTACTGCTGTGTTCACTGTGTCAAACAAAGTCCATTTTTCTGGTCTTGGATCTCCAGAGCTATGAGGACAAAAGTCTCTCCCCTCTCCAACAAAGGAAACACACTGAACTCCCCAACAagcattctctttttccttttgggaTAGAgtttcactgtcgcccaggctggagtgcagtggcgcgatcgtaGCTCCTGCAATCTCTCCTCccagttctcccgcctcagcctcctgagtagctgagattacaggcgtgcaccaccacacccagctaattttgtctttttagtagagatggggtttcgtcaagttggccaggctagtctcgaactcctgacctcaggtgatctgccccgcctcagcctcccaaagtgctgggattacaggcatgagccaccacacctggccccaaacaAGCATTCTCTAAACTCCTGTAAGGAATGACTTCACATTCCCTCAGAGAATGTCAACTTCCCGAAATGCATCCCAAGAGTTTCCAGAGTTCCTGCCAGAAGTGCCCACACAGATGCAAACTTCTGACCCCTGAAACCAGAGATGGACCCAACTCACTTGTTGCACATCAGCAGCACTCCCAGCTCCTTGACATTGTGGACCAAGAACTTCCAGAAGCCACTGGGCACCatgtgctttctgttttttttttgctcctaTAACCATGTTGGGCATCAAGATCTGGCCCTTGAACCTTCTACAAACCCTGTTGTCAATGCCTCTGGGTTTCCGCCAGTTACACTGAAGGAAATCATACACAGGTGGGTTAGCATCTGTGCAGAGTGCCAACTGTTCCTTagaggaggggaaaaaaggaCCAAATGAAAAGGAAGTATGCCACACAGTAGTTGCCTTTGGTAACAGGACTTCACTATTTCCTTACATGCTTTTTTGGTGGGAAAAACCAGGAGCTCGTGGCTTTAGCCACTAGGAATGCAGGCACCCCTGCCATTCTCACTCCCAAGAAATGGAGACACCAAAGGGATGCGAGGGGACTGTGTAGATACTGAGATGGCGAGCACAGCTGCAGACACTGCTCTCAGCACCTGagttttcttgtctataaaacaGGGATCCTGCTATCATAAGGCAACCCAAAATACATGACACAAATGCAAAGCCCTCTAAACACATCACAACAGCCAAGTGTCCCTTTTCATTAAAGTTTCACTTCACACATCAAGAGACATACGTACCAGCACTAGGGCACACCAGGGGAGACCTGTATTTCTACAGAAACCTCTTCCACAAACCAGTTCACTGGTCAAAGATAATCCTGACTAGGTGATGTCAGAAACTGGCGGCCTGTTGTAAACTCCCTTCTTCACCCCGCACCCATTTCCATCCCAGGACCACATACCTTAATTTTGACATATCGGTCTGACTGGTGCCGGATGAACTTCTCGGTTCTCTTTTTGACGATTTTGGGCTTCAAAAGGGGTCTGAGGGCGGCCATGGTGCCTTTTGGGGAAGAAGCAGCCCCAGGTGAGGAAGAATCCTGGAAAGAGGCTTGGAAGGAGGCTTTCCCGCCCAGGGACTGAACACTGTTGCAGAGTGTCTTCCAATCGCCAGCTACCGAGCAGAGCAAGCTGGGAATGGAATGGGTGCCTCTGCCAGGCTTGCTTTCCCTCCCTTTCCGAAGCTGGCAGAATACTAGGCACTCTCCAGACGCGATCCCAGGAGGTGAAGGGTCACCTCACCCACTCAGAGCCCAAAGAATGCCAACAGCTGAGCAAACCAAAACTGACCCCAAGACACTCTGAATTTGCAAGGGGCAGCAAATCCCACCCCACCAGTGTCCGAACCCCCAGATGGTCCTTCCGGTAGTACTGGCCTTGACCATCTACTGGAAttggagtctcagtttcctcacctgtaaaatggagatgacatTGTGTGCTGAATGCCTGCAGTGCCTGTCACAGGGTAAACGTCCAATAAAGAAAACCTTCTAATTCCCTAGGGAGCTGCTGCGCTACcacaccccccaacacacacaaaaccatCATATCCCTCTAAGGATGCCTCAAACCTGGAGATCTTCCAGTACCAACTCACACCTTCCTCAGTGTGGTCTTCTGAGCCATTCATTTATTTCCTACAGCAGCACCCCTTCTGTTCTCTTCGCAGCCATCAACTGGTACAGAGTGGGTACTCAATGAACCATGTATTCAAAACAACTTTGCCTTCTGGCCCGTGATATCCTCGAAGGCAAGGGGGAAGTTTCATCTTTATATTCCCAGAGCTCCTGACGATCAGAATCGCTGTTAACAACTGAGTGAGCTGATCTgcaccccatctttttttttttgcagtcccACTACAGCACCCCTAGGGTCACAGACTAGAAGGAAAGGAATGTGGGGCCATGACAATGAATGAATGCACGTGGGCCAACACCAGTAAGCACGGTAtaaaccaaaaattaaattctaagccccccaccCAACTGAATGGACTCCtgctcttggccaagggcattccaaagttaacctaaaAAACTAGTTCAAGCCATAATGGCAATGCAGGGTCGAACTTGCCTCATTATGCCTTTCTCCCCgtggaattcaggcacagctgaccagcattagcATTAAAAGAGATCccaagactgacaaaacagactttgtagcaataagacaccaaattccaacctgactctagtaTAGCATGACAGATTGCAGgcccagaaagaaacagaagtactttacccaaaaatatatttctttgacatattctgACATGACCCTGTAAAACTGCCTCTTGTGGGGACAATCTACATTCTGTAGTGAATCCTCCTCCCTTTCCAGGTCTCCCTGAGCCAGGAGAGACTACACTAAGAGTATGGCACCTTTTCAGgcctgataagaaacatttacaatttaGTCTCTTTGAAGCCCgctacctggaggcttcctcTGCATAAATAAGAACtcggtctccacaaccccttatctgaACCCAAGCATTCCTTTttgttgattccaggtctttagacaaactcaatcAATTGTCAAATCTACCAATAGCCCGGACCAGGCCCCCCAACACACCcccctaaaatgtacaaaaccaagctgcaccccaaccaccttgggcacatgttctcaggacttcctgagggctgtgtcacaggccatggtcactcatactgGACTCAGAATAAGTCTCTTCAAATACTTTACacagtttgactcttttcgtcAACAAACGCAAAGCCCAACCACCGCCCCAGCTGCCTACTTCACTCTGTTCGTGTACGCACTCCAGCAAGCCGACAATACCCA
This genomic window contains:
- the LOC134735418 gene encoding histidine-rich glycoprotein-like yields the protein MQTPHITHTHHTNTHTHTPHKHTPHTHTTHTHIHTIQTYTHTTHTTHTYTPHRHTTHTTHTYTTRHAPVPHTHTPHTHTMHTNITYTFTTHTHKTHIPSIPTPKPHTMHICHTHNTHIYTQTHHTSHTHSTHPYHIHTYIQISHTYTAQHTQMPNHTPYTYTYNTHHTNTHTHNHTPHTYHTPHTPPIPHPHTLHHTHTTYHTHTHTPHHTPHSDHTLHTTPTTYHTQTHTANTTHIHLYHTPYHTPHTPATPHPHTPTHTHLHAHTTHAHTSHNAHTYTPHPRYTHHTPTKHITHHNVHICHTHTTPILLTPHTYHTYHNHKTCIHIHFTHHTHHTYTHHTTNTPTHTTPVPHTNISHTPHHTHTLYTYAHAHHTHSPTTPSTHYTHTHHTTHNIHTAHSYIPHTYTRIIHTTLTTHIKNTLHTAHPHHTHQNTTHTPPLSFISSYRVVSTASKP